Below is a window of Bremerella alba DNA.
GATCAGCTTGATCAAACAGCAGAAAAGCAAGGAAAGCATCGTGATGCGGCGGCGTATGGCAGGCTGGAACGTGAACTTCCTAGCGGAAATCATAGGCCTGCCAACGACTTAGTATGCGTTAGCCGTGGGGGCGAGTGTCACTTTGACGATATCAACTTCCATCGCGTATTGATAACCCGAAGTTAAGAACTTGGGAGATAATGTCAGGTGGTTTATAGAAGAACTGAAGCTCTGGAAAGCGACGCTGCAGTTCTCGCCGGAGATTCTTTTTATGGGACTCCGTCGAAGTTCGTTCGTGGCCAAGGGAGATAAGGATTTCTCCAGCTGCGGAAGACATTAAGGTACCATCGCTTAGGGCAAGGTTGATCCCGCTGTTGGGAATGCCAATGTTATCGATGATTGACTCGATTTCCTCTTCCGGAACGACTTCATAAATCGTATCAACTACTTGGGCAAAGTACCGCTCTGTCTCTTCGCCCCGTGTTCCCGCAAGTGCGCGAACGTGAAGTCGAATCTGCCCTGAGTCGACCGAAGGAAAGAAGTCCTGGCCGACTAGCAGGAACGAGCCGGCGGTAAGTACGACAAATAGAATCAAGACAACCAGGCGGTGAGCCAGCATCCATGCGAGTCCGATTCGATAAAAGGATTTCATTCCATCAAACATCGAATTAAATCCAACGTGAAGGCTCCCGAAGAATCCAGCACTCCGTTGCTCATCGCCTTGGGCATGCTGCTTTAATTCAGCGGCCAAAAGGTACCGCGACATCGTCGGTACGAGCGTTCGACTTAACAAGTAACTGGCAAACATGGCAAAGACGACCGCTAAGGCCATAGGCACGAATAATGCGCGTGCTGCACCGGTAATAAAACCGACGGGCAAGAACACAATGCAGATACACACGGTCGATACAAACGCTGGCATGGCGATCTGCTGAGCCCCTTCTAAGATCGAAGTCGTGAGCCCTTTTCCCATGTGCAAGTTGCGGTGGATGTTTTCAATCTCAACGGTCGCATCATCGACTAAGATTCCCACGGCTAGGGCCAAACCGCCGAGCCTCATCACATTCAGAGAATGGCCCAAGGCTCCTAGAATCGTAATCGATGCCAAGATGGCAAGTGGGATCGAGATCACAATAATCAAAGTACTGCGCCACGACCCTAAGAAAAGTAGGATCATCGCCCCCGTCAAACTTGCAGCGATTCCTGCTTCGACAAGCACACCATGAACCGCATGACGGACAAAGACGGACTGATCTGCTAATAAGGTAACTTTCATCTCTTCCGGTAAAGTGGCTAGTACCGCAGGAAGCCGGTCCGAGACTCCTTGCACAATATCGAGAGTCGACCCACTTGATTTTAAAATCGGCTGGAGAACCCCACGTTTTCCATCGACGTGTACGATGTTGGTTTGCGGTGCGAATCCATCTCGGACCGTTGCCACGTCGCGAACGCATACCGTACGATTGCCGATTGATTTTATTGGCAAATCGCCAATAGCCTCTGCGGCTTCAGGACTACCGTTGAGGCGTACGTTCATTTCATGCGTCCCGATTTTTACCGAACCTGAAGGAAGTATCAGGTTCTGCACATTGATCGCTTGAGAGATTTTCAACACGATACGCCCGCGCAGTTCACAGAGGCACTGACCACGGGCACAAGATGCAAATCATCTATGGGAAGAGTGATTTCAGACTATCACTAAAACCTGCTTTCATTCGAGGGAGCAGGTCAATATCGGATAATAGAACAAGGAGCATGGATCAAGGAGAAGAGGGATGATCGACTTGGTATCCCAAGCTTTGAGCAGTCTGCTCAACCTTCTCCATCACGCGGAGCAAGTTCTCACCGAGGATGCCTTGGATTTGTTCCTCGGTATAGCCACGATCAAGCAGACCCTGGGTGATTCGTGGATAGGTGCTTACATCGTCCAGTCCTATCGGAACCATACCAACACCATCATAATCGGATCCTATTCCCACGTGCCGCCAGCCTGCTACTTTGGTCAGGTGATCTATGTGATCCAGCACGTCGGCAATATCACCGGCAGGCATCGGATGCTCACTTTTCCAGCGATTATACAATTGATTTACCTTGGCCGAATCATGCTCTTTCTGCAAGTCTCGCTTGTAGTCTAGCCCGGCCTGGTAGACTTCCGCTGCTTTGGGAACCACAAAGGCGGAAAAGTAATTCACCATTACGACGCCATCATGTTCCGGAATCCGCTTTAGTACGTCGTCCGGAACGTTACGAGGCGAATTGGCCACAGCACGGGCTGAGGAGTGAGAAAAGATAACCGGAGCTTGGCTTGTATCTAGAACGTCATGCATGGTCTTCGCCGAGACGTGAGAGATATCGACCATCATGCCCAACCGGTTCATCCGAAGAATCACTTCTTTGCCGAATGGACTGAGACCGTTCGACTTCGATGTATCCGTTGCCGAGTCCGCCCAGTCAAGACTATCGTTATGGGTGACCGTCATATATCGAGCCCCCAGATCGAACAGGTGGTTCAGGTTGCTGATCGAGTTCTCAATGCAGTGTCCTCCCTCTACACCAATCAGCGACGCGATCTTTCCTTCACCGTATATTCGTCGGATGTCGGCTACAGTCTTCGCCATTTCGAGTTGATCAGGATAGACTGTCACCATTTTCTTAACCAGTTCAATCTGTTCGATGGTGGTCAAAAGAGCTGTACCTTTATAGCCAAGAGACACCGGAACCCATACAGACCAGAACTGAGCACCGACGCCGCCTGCTTTCAAACGAGGAAGATCGGTGTGTAGCTTCGGTTGCGTCTTAGCGATATCCAGTATTTTAAATTCGCTGTTACTCTTGGTGCGAATCTTCCAAGGCAAGTCGTTGTGACCGTCGATCACAATGCTTTTCGCGTGAATTTCACGAGCGGTCTCAGAAATCTTAACGCGAGGCTCCTCGGCGTTCGCAGCGTTTGCAATTACGAAGCCAAATATAGGCATCATTACTCTTACAATGCATTGACCAACAACACTCATATCGCACCTCAATCGAACATCATATTGTTTTAAACAAAATTAAATGGACCTAATATTGACGCTCTTCAATCTGGCATTGAGCCTTTTCATTCGTCACTACTATCGTTTGCAATCTCATTCCAGGTCCAACGATACAAATTACGTGAATCAACGTATCTCGCATCGCTACTGGATGCACCTAGCACCACCAAAATCAGTCGCTGTCCTCGGCGTTCGGCACACGACACCAGGCACGCACCTGCCGCACCAGTGGTCCCTGTCTTCACGCCGAGGTAGCCTTCTTGGTCTAGAAAACGATTTGTGTTTTTCCAGGTGATCTCTCTTTTTCCACCTTCTGGACTTTTCACTAGCGCCAGATGGCGACGTGTACTAACGGTCTCTCGGAACGTTTCGTATTCCATCGCCTTGCGAGTCAACTTAATCATGTCAGCAGCCGTCGTTAGATGGCCTTCTTTTGTGAGCCCATGCGGATTGCGATAGCTAGTTTGGTTCATACCTAACTGCAGGGCTGTCTCGCACATCGTTCTAATAAATGCGTCATACCCCGATTCCTCCTCCTTCGCCAATCTAGGACCAAAGTGCTCAGCGAAGGCCACGGAGGCATCATTCCCAGACGGCAGTAGCAAACCATAAAGTAATTCTCGCACCGACAAGCTCTCCCCTGTACGCACCGCAGAGGTTGAACCAGGCGTCTTATCCGCCTTTTCAGTGAATGTGACGGTTTCGTTCCAGACATCAGGCGACTGTTCAGCAAGCCTTAATACGATCAGTGCGGTCATGATTTTCGTAATACTTGCCGGATTCCGCTGTTCATCTTGATTCTCACCAGCCAGGATTTCTCCGGTTTGTTCATTGGCGATAACCCATGCTTTACACGTGACAAACGGAGGACCGTACAACGGATCTGCTGGTCTCTTGGGACTGGTTACCTCAGGCATCGCCGCATGCCCTGTGGCACCAAGGCATAGCACTGCTGACACAATCACAGCAGGCGTCATAGACTGCATACAAAACACCATTTGATTAATATCCTTTTATGCTACAAGCGGCACCAACGATTCGCGTTCACTAGATTTCCGAAAGTCAAGTATACTCAATGACACTACTTACTATGATTGCACTATCTGCTGCTCCGTATAGATAGTCATCGCTGCTTATCGACTTTTGCTGTCAATCACGTCAGCAGTGCCCTTTCAACGAGTTTCTCCAAAAACTAACAGGTCGCTGTCGCTAGGGCACACCTTCACTTTGATCTCCCACAACATTGCCCCCATGTCTTTTTAGTGATCTCATGATGCCTTGATAGATATAGCGATTGTTGTTCTCTGAGACCTGATTCGCCTCGCTCCATCGCTGGTAGCTAAGCTCTTGGAAGGCTATATCATCAAGTCGGCGCAGTTCGACTAGTACATCACGCATCACCGCAGCGCCACGCAATTTAAGGTCTTCCATCACCGGGGTTCCATCGGAGTATCGTACCGACGCAAGTTCGCGCAACGGGGTCGACCGAGGAAGAATTTCTGCGTCATCAGTCACGGCGGCAATAGGGTTCCATAGCGTGTACTCTGCATCGTAGGAACGATAAAAAAGCTTGGCTTGTTCGTCGCTACTTTGCGGCCAAGGACCGTCAAGATCGTAGCGAATATCCCCGATTGCCTGACTACTAATGCCATGTTCAGCCCAACGGGTCATTCCTTCCAGGTACCATCGATTTTTGAAATAGGTAGCTCCATATTGAATCAGGTGGAACAGCTCGTGGGCCGGCGTTACGTTGTGAATTGGGTCGACGTGCGTACCAATGGATATCACCAGAACCTTTTCTTCAGGGCTCTCACCTAGGATGGGACGAGCCCGGCTGAGTTCATCGTATGCGGTTCCGTTACCATTCTCTCGATGATGCACGACAACCTGAATGCACGTCGCTTCTTTGAAGCGGGAAGACTGAAGCGGGTCCGGAAACTCGAGCACTTCGCAATAAAGTCGATAGGCAACGTTAAGCTGACGAGCCAGATTTTCAATACGATCCGGCACACCGGATTGATCCTGGTCCTGCTTGGATACGGATGATTTGCCCTCTAAGGTGTAAAGGATCCGAAAGTTGCCTGCGATGAAATGACACTCCAGCTCCGGGGGATCATTATTCGCCAAAGCTTGTTCGAATGAACCTCCAATTAGCACTGCGAGAACGATTCCAATAACTCGCGGTTTCGGCATATGCTCGAATCTTCGAATATAGTCGCGCGGATAACCGTTTGGTCCGTCCGAGCAATAGGACTTACTCACCAAACTTGTCTTCCCAGATTGCGGTGCCACGGCTACCAGTGGAATCAGCCCAGGCTCGACTCATGGAACCTGTGTTGTACTCAAGAGAGATATTCCCATGACCATCAATCGCAATCACTCCACCTTCACCCGGTTTAAGCACGTCGTTAATACACGCCTGCGTCGCCTCTGATAGCGACTGATTCGCATACCTCATCCGCCAATTCACTTGCGCTGCAATCGCATTGCGGATATACTCTTCCCCACTTCCTGTCGCGCTGATGGCGCACCCTTTATTGTCAGCGTAAGTCCCGGCTCCAATGATAGGCGCGTCACCAACGCGTCCTACCATTTTACCCGTCATGCCCCCGGTACTGGTCGCTGCTGCAAGATTGCCATGCTGATCGAGCGCCACGCAGCCGACCGTTCCGCGAGAAATAGCCATGTCGCTTGGATCGCCAATCTGGCTTACTGTCGCGGGCAGAGGATAACTTGGAGCCTCGATTGCCGGCCGACCTGACTTTCGAAGTTTCCGTTGCAATTGTTTCCATCGTGTTGCATCGTAAAAGTAGTCTGGGGAGACGAAGGCGACACTCTGAGCTTTGGCAAATTCTTCTGCTCCTTTTGATGTCAACAAGACATGCGGTGTTTTCTCCATCACCAATCTGGCAGCTTGAATTGGATTGCGAATCCTCTCCACTGCCGAAACAGCACCACACGATAGATCTTGTCCGTCCATGATCGAGGCATCCATTTGATGAAAGCCTTCTGCGTTGAATACGGCCCCCTTCCCTGCGTTAAAACAAGACGCATTTTCTAATACCATGACGGTTCGCTCGACTGCATCAAGTGCCGAACCGCCAGATTCTAGAATCGATTCCCCCTCATGCAACGCTTTTTCGAGGGCCCCTTTATACTTTTGGAGTCGCTCTTGTGAGATTTCTTTTGAAACAGTTCCTGCCCCGCCATGCAATGCAATTGCCCAACGTGGTTTCTCGGCCTGTAGCGTCCCACAGACAAGCAAGCTAAAACAAAAAATTGAGTGTGACCAATGCATGTAGGTGCCTTTAATACCGACTTATTCGGAAGAAGCGTGACATCTGTAGAATAGCGTCACGGGTAAGAACGCGTGGCGTATCTCCCCTACAAATCTAGTCCTGCTGACCAATGCAACAATGCAATATTGCGCATTTTTCCTGCGACAATGCGCAATATGGCATTGGCTCGTAAAATCAAAGGACTAATCTAGGCTACGCCGATCGAATCGTTTCACGGTTTGATTTTCCCTTTTGGCGCTAAAGCCCTGACAACACATTCCCTTGGATATTGCCAGTTTATGTCGAGTAATCGTTCCGTCGCTGTTCTCGTTGAAACCTACGATAGTTGGGGGCGGAACGTCGTCGAGTCGATTGCCCGCTACGCTCAATCTGCACGGTGGTCTTTGGTGATCTCGCCTCGTGACTACGACGGTCGATTACGCTTGCCACCTCAGTGGAATGGTGACGGCGTGATCGCTATGCTACGCGACACAGCGATGGTCGATCACCTCCGTGGCGCCAAGGTCCCGGTCGTCGATGTTGATGCGTTACTTCAGGATGTCAGCGATGTTGGACGCGTCGTAACGGACGACCATCTTAGGGTCTCGATGGCTTTCAATCACTTTCGGGACATGAACTTCCAGCACTTCGCAACCTATGCCCCCAAGGTCAATCGATATCCGGATTGGCGTTCCCAGTTGTTTCAGGAAGTAGTTGAGCAAGCAGGGTTTCCTTGTTTTGATTTCCTTGATTCGTGTGGTGAAAACTTTGGTTGGCTCGCCGATTCCCGAAAGGTAGCCGATTGGATTCGACAACGTCCCTTGCCTTTGGCGGTTTTCTCCCCCGACCCTGTCCCGGCTCGCCAGCTTGCTGAGATTTGCCAGTGGGAGGATATTCGCGTGCCGGACGAAGTTGGGATTCTAGCTGGAGACACAGATGACCTACTTTGCTCGATTGCCTTTCCTCCGATTTCAAGTATCGAACTGGATTGCTATCAGATTGGCCAAGAGGCCTGTCTCTTGCTTAACGAACTGATTAACGGAAAGACACCGCCCAATCAGCCCACTTGTATTGCTCCGCTACGAGTGATTCCCCGCCATTCGACCGAGATCTTAGCCGTTTCGGATCAGGAACTTGCTGAAGTATTGAGATTCATTCGTGCCAGGGCGTGCGAAAACATCCGTGTCAAAGACATTTTGGAAGTCGTCCCCATCTCAAGACGACGGTTGGAACAGAAGTTTCGCACGTTGTTGGGGCGATCGATCGCCGAAGAAATCCGTCGAGTTCGCCTAGATCATGCGCGCCAGTTGCTAATCGAGACGACCTTGGCCACCTCGGTTATCGCGATCAAATGCGGCTTTTCCAGTGGTGTTGAGTTGGCCCATGCCTTCCGGAAATATCACGGAATTCGTCCAACCGATCTACGCAAACGGCGATGAAATGATTCTGCGCAGTCGCCCAATCTATTTGCGCAGCCGCATATTGTCACTCTAAATCGAAGCACACACAATCGAAGCAAGTAGGAAATATAGTCTTTGTTTAGGACGAGTTGAGCGATGGTAGTTGCTTCGAAGTCGATTAAAGATAACCTCAATTCTGAAACCAAACACGAACGCACAGTCGGCCAGGGACAGAAGCCAATCGTTGTCGTCGGTGGCGGTGTTGTCGGCGCAGCATGCGCCTACTACCTGGCAATGCAAGGAAGTCCGGTAGTCGTTATCGACCAAGGGACCTTTGGCAACGCATGTTCGCACGGAAACTGTGGATACGTTTCCCCCAGTCACATTCTTCCGCTTTGTCGTCCCGGCGCAGTGCTTTCTTCACTGAAGACCTTGTTTTCACGAAACTCCCCTTTCAAGATCCGTGCTCGCCTCGATATGAAGATGTGGTGGTGGCTACTCAAGTTCGCCCTGCGTTGCAATCAAGCCAATATGATTGAAGCAGGTCATGCACGTCACGGGCTTCTCCAATCTTCGCGCACGTTATACCAGTCGATGATAGACGACGGTCGCTTAGGAGACTGCGAGTGGGAAACGGTCGGATTAATGTTCGTCCATAGTGACCGCAAACACTTCGAGTCGTTCGAGAAGACCAATCAATTGATCGTCGACGAGTTTGGTGCGAGCTTTGAACGACTCGATCAAGCCGAGCTTCTCCGACGCGAGCCGGCGTTAAGAGAGGTTGCCTGCGGCGCTTGGATGTTTGAGGGAGATGCTCACCTTCGCCCTCACCTACTTATGAAATCGTGGCGAAGTCTGCTGGAAGAACAGGATGTTGAAATCCGTGAGAACTGCGAGTTCTACGACTTGGAAACGACAGGAAATAACGCCCATGCCATTGAAACGAATCAAGGTCGAATCGAAGCGGATCAGGTGATCTTTGCCACGGGCGCCTGGTCACGAATGATCCAGCGAAAGCTAAAAGCCCGGATTCCGGTAGAGCCTGGCAAAGGCTACTCGATTACTATGCAACGTCCTGAAATCTGCCCGAAATATCCGATGCTCTTCGAGGACCATAAGGTTGGCATTTCGCCGACCTCTAGTGCTCTTCGGATCGGTTCGACCATGGAATTCGCAGGGTACGACTCATCACTCCGGGAAGATCGGCTCCAATTGCTGACAGACACTGCCAAATACTACCTGCACGACCCCATTCGTAATCCCGTTGTCGAACGTTGGTACGGATGGCGGCCCATGAGTTGTGATGAAATCCCGCTGATTGGCCGTGTCCCCCGATACGGCAACGTTTGGCTTGCCGCTGGTCATAGTATGCTAGGTCTTTCGATGGCCACGGCAACCGGCAAAATGATTTCAGAAATGATGACCGGTCAAACGCCTCATCTCGACCCCCACCCCTATCGCCCCAGCCGTTTTTAGTTCCTCGTTTGTATCCATATGGAACCTCTTACACCGAAAGAGAAAGCATGAAGATCGCACGACGATCCCGCTATATAGGGCCGCTATTACTAGTCCTCTCCATCGTGATTTCAGCTAAGGCTAAGGACGACTTGGTCCTCACGGGCGCAACCATCTATGACGGGTCAGGCAGTTCCCCAGTGGTTGGCTTTGTCGCAGTCGACAACGGCAAGATTACAGCGGTTGGCGACGGACAACCGCCGGAAGCGACCTGGACAATCGATGCCCAGGGCTTGATCGTCTGTCCAGGATTTATTGATTTGCATACGCATAGCGACTCGGGGGTTGTCTCATCGACTCGACGAGCTTGCGTCAATTATCTCATGCAAGGCTGCACAACGTCGGTCACCGGCAACTGCGGTGGCGGAAAACGATTGGTCGGTAGATTTTATGATGAGATTGACGAAGTCGGAGCTGGTACGAACGTTGCTCATCTGATTCCGCAAGGAACGCTTCGGCGCTATGTTGTGGGCAACGAAGACCGAGAAGCCACCAAGGAAGAATTGCAGCAAATGCGGGACATGGTCCAGCAGGCGATGAAAGATGGCGCCTGGGGAATGTCAACCGGTTTGATCTACTCGCCGGGTATTTTTACTCCAACCGAGGAACTGATTGACTTAGCAAAACTCGTTTCACTTCAAGACGGAATCTATGCCAGCCACATTCGCAACGAGGAAGCTGAGCTTCTGCCTGCGATTGAAGAAGCAATTCGGATTGGCAAAGAGTCTGGCTGTCCCGTTCACATCTCTCACATCAAGTCAGCCGGTACATCGAACTGGGGTAGTGCCCATTTGGCAATTCGTACGATCGAAGAGGCGCGCACACAGAATCAACGCGTTACGGCCGACCAGTACCCCTACACGGCTCTCAGCACGTCACTCACGCCCATTTTATTTCCAGGCTGGGCACGCTCCGGAGGTAGATCGAAACTAGCAGATCGCCTTGATGACCCCGAACTGGCCGCCAAGATCAGGGCTGAAGTTACCAAGAAGCTGGCCGACATCAGCGACGGCGAGCGAATCTTTATTGTCCGCTGTTCATCATACCCCAAGTACGCTGGGCAAAATCTGAAACATATTGCCGAGGCCGAAGGTTCCACTTCGCTGGCCATTGCCGAGAAGATAGTCCGTGGCAGTGGTGCCAGCATCGTCAGTTTTGCGATGAGCGAAGACGACGTACGGCAAATCATGAAACGCCCTTGGGTGGCTACTGCATCCGATGCTTCGACGCGTCTTCCCAGTGCGAGCCGCCCCCACCCGCGAGGCTTTGGTACGTTTCCACGAAAGCTGGGGTACTATGCGCTGCGAGAAGAGGTCATTCCTTTGGAACATGCGATTCGTAGCGCTACTGGGCTCCCGGCAGATATTATAGGCTTTTCAGACCGCGGCTACTTAAAGCCCGGCATGGCAGCAGATATCGTCGTGTTTGATCCAGACAAGTTAATCGATAAGGCCACCTTCGATGAGCCCAACCACTATTCAGAAGGCATCCAATACGTTTTTGTGAACGGCAAGGTCGCCGTAAGTGAAAGGGTACCCACCGGGGCGTTGGCCGGAAAAGCACTCCGTAAACGACAGAAGGAGGAAACCCAAATGACACCCACAAAGTAGAGAATTCCCAATCGGCATAGAAATGCGCAACGAGCCAATTCTTTTGCGCATTGATCCCTCGGGATGAGGTGATGTCGATGTTAAACTAAAACGCCACAACGTCATGCATGCGGAAGACTTCTCCCCACGAAGATCTTCAATCTCATTTTCAGTTCATCCGTATTAAACGCATGAGGTAAAGGTATGTCATCGACGACATTTCGACGATCGGGTTTTACCCTTGTCGAACTCTTGGTTGTAATTGCCATTATTGGTGTTTTGATCGCTCTCTTGTTGCCAGCAGTCCAACAAGCTCGAGAAGCTGCTCGGCGGATGCAGTGCAACAATAATCTCAAGCAGATTGGTCTGGCCCTGCACAATTATCACGATACTTTTGGCTGCCTGCCTGCCGGCTACCAGGACGTAGACTCTTCGCATGCCCTCGAACCGATCTATGGCTGGGCTGTCGCCATTTTGCCATTCTTGGAACTCAACAATCTATTCGAAGAACTTGATCCCAATCATATTCCGCTTCGAGATCGATATCACTCAGGCTACACAGCAGAAGACCAGCAACTGCTGCAAATGCAAATTGACGCTTATCGTTGCCCCTCTGATGTCGCCGGCGATGCCCACGAGTTTACTTTTGGGGCGACGAATCACTTTTATCCCGGAACATCGAATTACGTTGCTTACGGCGGAGCAGGCGACACCTCGGTGACGCTTCGCAACAATAACGATGCGCATGGTACGTTCTTTGGTGGTTCGTATCTTAAGTTCCGTGACATTACCGACGGGACGTCCAACACGTTCTTCGTAGGTGAACGAGATGCGAGCAAAGTTGGTCCTTCGAGTAGCGGCCACACAACAAATTTTGGTGCTGCTGTTTGGGCGGGTGTTGCCAGCCGGACAAATTCTCACCGCCCCTATCGAACGTTGACCCATGCGGTCTATCGTCCCAACCACGACTATGTCGCTTCTTATGATGACGAGTCAAACACCTATAATGGTCGTGGCGTAAGTAGTCTACACCCAGGCGGCGTGAATATATTGCTGGGCGATGGTTCCGTGCAGTTTGTCTCGGAAACCATCGAGCACTACTACACATATCGCTACATGGTTTGGCGAAACGATGGCAACGTCGTTAGCGAGTACTAGGCTGCGAAGCCCACTTCATAATCTTGCCCGAGCCGGCACGATCGCCGCTCGGGCGGCCCTTAACAAACGCAGGTACCAAATGCCTGTTTCTGCAACGCCCTCAGTTCACTGACAAGCCAATGTATCAACAATTTAACAAAGTTCGCGTATTGAATTTACTTGGTCTCTTGCTGACCACTTCATTGTTTGGTTGCTCGGCGGCAACCGGCACCATCGAAGGTACCGTCACGGCAGATGGCAAGCCCGTCAAGGGAGTTGAGGTTATTTTCCGCGATTCGACGATTTCCGTCGAAGGATCCGGTATCAGCAATTCACAAGGGCAATATCGAGTCTTCTATGGACGTGGCAATCGAGACCTCCCCACCGGCGAGTACCAGTTGACACTCGGAATTATGCTGCCGGAAGATGAGGGTGCTGGTATCAAGCTGCGCAAAGATGTTAAAAAGTTCAACGATGTCCCTACTTCAAAAGCAATTGCTAGCGGAAGCAACGTCGTTGATATCGAGCTAGACTCCCAAGCTATGTAATCTCAGTAAGCAGCCTAGCAAGTCAATTTTCTTAAAGCGGGCGAGTTCTTTAGGAGCCAGCCCAAGCCACTCTTTGTTGCGGTAAGGGATATTTTCGTATCATGGTCTGTCTCAAATCAATTACGTGCGTCGCGTTCATCTTAGCTATGACCGCCGTAGCAAGCGCGCAGTCAGAAGAATCAGCAGATGGTCACTTAATTGTGGTTGGTGGCGGTAGACTAACCGATCAGATTATTTCCCGATT
It encodes the following:
- a CDS encoding DUF1559 domain-containing protein; its protein translation is MSSTTFRRSGFTLVELLVVIAIIGVLIALLLPAVQQAREAARRMQCNNNLKQIGLALHNYHDTFGCLPAGYQDVDSSHALEPIYGWAVAILPFLELNNLFEELDPNHIPLRDRYHSGYTAEDQQLLQMQIDAYRCPSDVAGDAHEFTFGATNHFYPGTSNYVAYGGAGDTSVTLRNNNDAHGTFFGGSYLKFRDITDGTSNTFFVGERDASKVGPSSSGHTTNFGAAVWAGVASRTNSHRPYRTLTHAVYRPNHDYVASYDDESNTYNGRGVSSLHPGGVNILLGDGSVQFVSETIEHYYTYRYMVWRNDGNVVSEY
- a CDS encoding carboxypeptidase-like regulatory domain-containing protein; its protein translation is MYQQFNKVRVLNLLGLLLTTSLFGCSAATGTIEGTVTADGKPVKGVEVIFRDSTISVEGSGISNSQGQYRVFYGRGNRDLPTGEYQLTLGIMLPEDEGAGIKLRKDVKKFNDVPTSKAIASGSNVVDIELDSQAM